In Paenibacillus guangzhouensis, a single window of DNA contains:
- a CDS encoding GerAB/ArcD/ProY family transporter, whose protein sequence is MKKYAMNEITLMQYIFLIQGAQVGTGILTLPRTLAEVSGTDGWISLVVAWLLNLLAGYVILLTMRRYPDFTLPDLFNYLFGKWFGKLLLLPLIVYYACYGWMIMINAMLFIKASFLPKTSEYIIMILFAIPTYLVIRHGIRVQARYSELVFYMMMWMPLVFLMTLKYAHWIHLLPLFKEGFVPILNALPKTVFAYAGNEILFFIYPFLNKKQYAVHGLFIANTITMLVYVYITIICFVFFAPDGITQLNVPALSLLKTIEFRFLERVDMLFLALYLIVVTKAWNVYIYCTVFSTAQMLKKQDHSKHTFIYFIAAIACTYVLKPTWNQAERWTTLLSHAGMVVLYVLPVLLLIYSFSLEKYRRWKAA, encoded by the coding sequence ATGAAAAAATATGCGATGAATGAAATCACCTTGATGCAGTATATTTTTCTGATTCAAGGAGCACAAGTGGGAACCGGGATCCTAACGCTCCCAAGGACGCTAGCCGAGGTGAGTGGAACAGACGGATGGATAAGCCTCGTCGTAGCATGGCTCCTGAATTTATTAGCAGGCTATGTCATCCTGCTGACGATGAGAAGGTATCCGGACTTTACGCTGCCAGACCTGTTCAACTACTTATTTGGGAAATGGTTTGGCAAACTTCTACTCCTGCCTTTGATCGTCTATTATGCTTGTTATGGCTGGATGATCATGATCAATGCGATGTTGTTTATCAAAGCATCGTTCTTGCCCAAAACGTCGGAATACATCATTATGATCCTGTTTGCCATTCCAACTTACCTTGTCATCCGTCATGGAATACGTGTTCAGGCCAGATACAGCGAGCTTGTTTTCTACATGATGATGTGGATGCCATTAGTTTTCCTGATGACTTTAAAGTATGCGCATTGGATTCATTTGCTGCCACTGTTTAAGGAAGGCTTTGTACCTATACTAAACGCGTTGCCGAAGACCGTATTCGCTTATGCCGGAAATGAGATTCTTTTTTTCATTTATCCGTTTCTAAATAAAAAGCAATATGCCGTTCATGGCTTATTCATCGCTAACACCATAACCATGCTTGTATATGTGTACATCACCATTATATGTTTTGTTTTTTTTGCTCCCGACGGAATCACTCAATTGAACGTACCAGCGTTAAGCTTACTAAAGACGATCGAATTTCGTTTTCTAGAACGAGTCGATATGCTTTTTCTGGCCTTGTATTTGATTGTGGTGACCAAAGCATGGAACGTTTATATTTATTGTACGGTTTTCTCTACTGCCCAGATGCTTAAGAAGCAGGATCACAGCAAGCACACATTCATTTATTTCATCGCAGCTATCGCATGTACCTATGTTTTAAAGCCGACATGGAATCAGGCTGAACGATGGACAACGCTGTTAAGCCATGCGGGGATGGTCGTACTGTACGTACTGCCCGTTCTGCTTCTTATCTATTCCTTTAGTCTTGAAAAGTACCGGAGGTGGAAAGCAGCATGA
- a CDS encoding DUF7402 domain-containing protein, giving the protein MSKKLKRLFPVLLITAMMVPSFSLISTNKAEAARTNGTAPYINQWAVSGPFTKEQPLGNAVPVIGESIIDQSNSETSTWQYFDDRIFNRNYDDYNDLMGYFDVKQGKDTTDKWVMAATYVYSPKAQTVQWQVGGSGVYKLFVSDTLSGQQTQAASRVRKSGTKYPIELKQGWNKLLIEMQHKNPGTNKNFLGFYTRLSDNNGNEVSGLTYSVTGPNVTNNQLKIVTQGLAIDKDAFHSRNANVPANDYPSNTLPYAYDENPYVWMVGKIDGKENTSSIASQASPFTFQAAGGNPSYTWEVVEGALPPGLTLAADGHMEGTVADGAHGISQKDYAFTVKVKDAQGLTATQPYTITVKQNPVDWFIQGKMSALSHTTGTMPNLYDPNFNYDVWAQTAKEMGMTMLSTETLQNTVYYWPSPNANLTPSDSNKLYKYNALVQAEDGTWKVKDRVMQAKQAAERYGLKFGVYVSSLYEGREILESDIQGLVARYNPWYLFADGGPESYSNVDVAWSSARNYNDRVLIDANPNAQTGDQDITLYERPFWHSEPYNDGGWRNGILSQTRKVAHEEWNDPYTTALDVWTIYAKGNERDNWAEATKEIINQYGHGYVMNYDSSITVTRGMDNLSSNLDNNNIFSMVPISSQQLSDMRTSIVKWMVNAGGPDLHESLYGTMPYTMDYTKKPGWYTDPKMAIAHGQGPDWGYAMSRDQVVYMHMIKNLISVVSKTGFTGQASMSGIGPFNDPVNKVEWLNKGVSLPFTTQQSGGKYYITIDTSSVVADPIDTILKITTEDKARSFAMTSVKLFSSQTSTNKLQLRAEAYMNDFTNVFAPAALRYASDNSSVATVNAATGLVSAAGDGKATITVTATYNDGVNAPQVKTDTYPVKVSGGAISAALPLVGVNMYTNGNLYWGQFSMSKDLPVTFQGFTQKGGTVDILGGTNIKYHYATVDGNRNNAAGKIIVTEVPADQVPFVVGGNTMQFTGKVTSPTMYSYWADITVDGKTYTSTRNYITLLPDANVAAGITPSVTSDSGNAANLSDGIMNDSTGGNLAKWTAPASDPNPSMTYDLGRLYDLTRVNVFFNHHMPNADYVTYYNVPNKVKIEYSVDGVNWTAGHETSKLSGGGLPTSRDTLAVPKNDTTLYAWEQEGLYYNYPVDPSKPSVRARYVRVSFPGGGQGGSPVDVLEVQVFSSGDLTALERLNLEPKIGADNKTATVDVKGYSFLGDPIDLTNAKITLTSDKPSVAAVGADGVITAGAQGKAKIQVTATLGSYSASGYFIVDVDADGKFQLNPYLSEVKLTLDRSTIKKNEPIIAALKGTLNTGEQADLSAATVEYVFSDPRLEVVPGSNTIIVKDAVTKTFQSTVKGTVTLQGVAVDTNEATITAQSVNVAGIATVSVSSVRDRNGDPNGNNQDDRYLGVKATDGNKSTTWAAKKADKSPWIKLQFPDNKKISHVNLIDRGHDVNQIVEGLLEWEGGSQKVVNMKWEGQPDNIVTFETPITTSWIKFTIDPDNKYNNPADAECGLAEFEVYEAQQNVKSIVDYKSVAVDTNVGVIPVLPAQVEAVYNDGTTGLVDVAWEPITKEMVAKAGVYTAQGTVAGSSIKAKATYRVAGQLAETFTLSLNQQSYSLAIGDTLTTVVTATYKDSGTMKDVTSLAVFATADGTIAAIDNKGVAIGIAEGSTTISASYGGETVTAQVHVTKRDAQQIAVKLTAPTSVLKGDSFAVRLGLKQVHEPVFAQDLMIQYDPNLYEFKDAVAMRDGLTVYTQPSSTPGQIRLIIASLGADHAIASDADVVELKFAAKQVVQSASGAIAVTNATIGDAEGHERQALPASVTVEVAAVPTLPGDVNQDGKYSIADLAMAAAHYGMTQQHPDWNKFKSADMDGNGVIDIVDLAAIAKKIIEA; this is encoded by the coding sequence GTGAGCAAAAAGTTAAAGCGACTTTTTCCTGTTCTACTCATAACGGCTATGATGGTTCCGTCGTTTTCATTAATCAGCACGAATAAAGCAGAAGCGGCTAGAACGAACGGCACCGCCCCCTACATCAATCAATGGGCGGTTTCCGGTCCTTTTACTAAAGAGCAACCGCTTGGAAACGCCGTTCCTGTTATTGGGGAGTCTATCATCGATCAGAGCAACTCTGAAACATCTACTTGGCAATATTTCGATGATCGAATCTTCAATCGTAATTATGATGATTATAATGACCTGATGGGATATTTTGATGTGAAGCAGGGAAAGGATACAACCGACAAGTGGGTTATGGCCGCCACTTATGTTTACAGCCCCAAAGCGCAAACGGTTCAGTGGCAGGTTGGCGGTTCTGGGGTGTATAAGCTTTTCGTGAGTGATACACTAAGTGGACAACAAACCCAAGCCGCATCTCGTGTGAGGAAGAGCGGTACAAAATATCCAATCGAATTAAAACAAGGTTGGAACAAGCTTCTCATTGAAATGCAGCACAAAAACCCCGGCACGAATAAGAATTTCCTCGGTTTTTACACTAGACTTTCAGACAACAACGGTAACGAAGTTTCCGGCCTCACTTATTCTGTAACGGGGCCAAACGTAACGAACAACCAACTGAAAATTGTTACGCAGGGCCTTGCTATTGATAAAGATGCATTTCATTCCCGCAATGCAAATGTCCCGGCTAACGACTATCCGTCCAACACCCTGCCATACGCCTATGACGAAAATCCATATGTATGGATGGTTGGTAAAATAGACGGGAAGGAGAATACATCATCCATCGCTTCGCAAGCATCTCCTTTTACATTCCAAGCTGCAGGCGGAAATCCTAGCTACACATGGGAAGTCGTGGAGGGAGCATTGCCGCCAGGTCTGACATTGGCAGCAGACGGTCACATGGAAGGTACCGTTGCAGACGGTGCTCATGGCATATCGCAGAAGGATTACGCTTTCACGGTGAAAGTAAAAGACGCCCAAGGTCTTACGGCAACACAGCCATATACCATCACGGTTAAGCAAAACCCAGTGGATTGGTTTATTCAGGGCAAAATGTCGGCTCTATCGCACACGACAGGTACAATGCCAAACCTGTACGACCCGAATTTCAACTATGACGTGTGGGCACAGACCGCGAAAGAAATGGGTATGACCATGCTATCGACAGAAACTTTGCAAAATACCGTTTATTACTGGCCTTCACCCAACGCAAATTTAACCCCAAGCGACAGCAACAAATTATACAAATACAACGCATTGGTTCAGGCTGAGGACGGCACATGGAAAGTCAAAGACCGAGTAATGCAAGCCAAGCAGGCTGCAGAGCGTTACGGTTTGAAATTCGGCGTGTACGTGTCGTCGCTGTATGAAGGCAGAGAAATTTTAGAAAGCGATATCCAAGGTTTGGTCGCAAGATACAATCCATGGTATCTCTTTGCCGATGGCGGTCCTGAGAGTTATTCGAACGTTGACGTGGCGTGGAGTTCTGCCCGCAACTATAACGACCGTGTTTTAATTGATGCGAACCCCAATGCTCAAACCGGCGACCAAGATATTACGCTTTACGAGCGTCCATTCTGGCATAGTGAACCTTATAACGACGGCGGCTGGAGAAACGGTATTTTGTCGCAAACAAGAAAAGTTGCCCATGAGGAATGGAACGACCCGTATACAACCGCATTGGATGTTTGGACAATTTACGCCAAAGGCAACGAACGCGACAATTGGGCGGAAGCAACCAAAGAAATCATTAATCAATACGGACACGGTTATGTCATGAATTACGACTCGTCCATCACGGTTACCCGAGGTATGGATAACCTGAGCAGCAATTTGGATAACAACAACATCTTCTCGATGGTACCGATTTCCTCGCAGCAATTGTCGGATATGCGTACTTCTATTGTGAAGTGGATGGTGAATGCCGGCGGTCCTGATCTGCATGAGTCCTTGTATGGCACCATGCCTTATACCATGGATTACACCAAGAAGCCAGGCTGGTATACCGACCCGAAGATGGCGATCGCCCATGGGCAAGGTCCAGATTGGGGTTACGCCATGTCCCGCGATCAGGTTGTCTATATGCACATGATCAAAAACCTCATTTCCGTTGTGAGCAAGACTGGGTTTACCGGTCAAGCCTCGATGAGCGGAATTGGTCCCTTCAATGACCCGGTGAATAAGGTCGAATGGCTGAACAAAGGTGTTTCTCTGCCCTTCACTACACAACAAAGCGGAGGCAAGTACTACATCACCATTGACACTTCAAGCGTTGTTGCCGATCCGATCGACACCATCTTGAAAATTACAACGGAAGACAAGGCAAGAAGCTTCGCGATGACAAGCGTGAAGTTGTTCAGCAGCCAGACATCAACCAATAAGCTTCAGCTCAGAGCGGAGGCTTACATGAACGACTTCACCAATGTTTTCGCACCTGCGGCGCTTCGCTACGCAAGCGACAATTCCAGCGTTGCCACGGTAAACGCTGCAACAGGTTTAGTATCAGCTGCCGGTGACGGTAAAGCTACAATTACGGTCACCGCAACCTACAATGACGGCGTGAACGCTCCGCAGGTGAAGACGGACACCTATCCTGTCAAGGTATCGGGCGGTGCGATATCGGCTGCACTTCCGCTTGTTGGCGTGAATATGTACACGAACGGCAATTTGTACTGGGGTCAATTCTCCATGAGCAAAGACCTTCCCGTGACATTCCAAGGCTTTACGCAAAAAGGCGGCACGGTTGATATTCTGGGCGGCACAAATATCAAATACCACTATGCAACCGTTGACGGGAACCGCAACAACGCTGCAGGAAAAATCATCGTCACGGAAGTGCCTGCCGATCAAGTACCGTTTGTTGTGGGCGGCAACACCATGCAATTCACAGGTAAAGTTACCTCCCCTACAATGTACAGCTACTGGGCTGACATCACGGTAGACGGAAAGACATACACATCGACCCGTAACTACATTACGCTGCTCCCGGATGCGAACGTCGCAGCTGGCATAACGCCGAGCGTTACAAGTGACAGCGGTAACGCGGCAAATTTATCCGACGGCATCATGAACGATTCGACCGGCGGCAATCTCGCCAAGTGGACAGCGCCAGCAAGCGATCCAAATCCAAGCATGACCTATGACTTGGGGAGACTATATGATCTTACCCGCGTGAATGTATTCTTCAACCACCATATGCCGAATGCGGACTACGTTACATACTATAACGTGCCGAACAAAGTCAAGATTGAGTATAGCGTTGACGGTGTAAATTGGACAGCAGGTCATGAAACAAGCAAATTGTCCGGCGGTGGATTGCCAACATCGAGAGATACATTGGCCGTTCCGAAGAACGATACAACCTTGTATGCATGGGAGCAAGAAGGCTTGTATTACAACTATCCGGTTGATCCAAGTAAACCTAGCGTGAGGGCTCGGTATGTAAGAGTTTCGTTCCCTGGCGGCGGTCAAGGCGGCAGCCCGGTTGATGTGCTGGAGGTTCAGGTGTTCTCATCAGGAGATTTAACGGCACTTGAGCGCCTTAATCTGGAACCGAAAATCGGAGCGGATAATAAAACGGCAACGGTGGATGTCAAAGGCTATTCCTTCCTGGGTGACCCTATTGACCTAACCAATGCGAAAATCACACTCACGAGCGATAAACCGTCCGTTGCAGCTGTTGGCGCGGATGGGGTGATTACAGCGGGAGCACAAGGGAAGGCGAAAATCCAAGTCACCGCAACACTAGGCAGTTATAGCGCGAGCGGTTATTTCATTGTAGATGTTGACGCTGACGGCAAATTTCAACTGAATCCTTATCTAAGCGAAGTAAAGCTAACGCTGGATCGTAGCACAATCAAGAAGAACGAACCGATCATAGCCGCGTTAAAGGGAACATTAAACACGGGCGAACAGGCTGACTTATCTGCAGCGACGGTTGAATATGTTTTCAGCGATCCGAGATTAGAGGTCGTCCCTGGCAGTAATACCATTATCGTAAAAGATGCAGTTACGAAGACATTCCAATCGACGGTGAAAGGAACCGTCACGCTTCAGGGCGTAGCGGTGGATACCAACGAGGCAACAATTACAGCTCAAAGCGTGAATGTAGCTGGCATCGCGACTGTATCCGTATCATCCGTAAGGGATCGAAATGGCGATCCGAACGGAAATAATCAAGATGACCGGTATTTGGGCGTAAAAGCTACGGATGGGAATAAGTCGACGACTTGGGCAGCGAAGAAAGCAGACAAATCGCCTTGGATAAAACTTCAATTCCCTGATAATAAAAAAATAAGCCATGTTAACTTGATTGACCGAGGACACGACGTGAATCAGATTGTTGAAGGTCTTCTGGAATGGGAAGGCGGCAGCCAAAAGGTTGTCAATATGAAGTGGGAAGGTCAACCAGACAACATCGTGACATTTGAAACGCCGATCACGACAAGTTGGATTAAATTTACGATTGACCCTGACAATAAATACAATAATCCAGCCGATGCAGAATGCGGATTGGCAGAATTTGAGGTTTATGAAGCACAGCAAAATGTAAAATCCATCGTCGATTATAAATCGGTTGCCGTAGATACGAACGTCGGCGTCATCCCTGTACTTCCGGCACAGGTTGAGGCTGTCTACAACGATGGTACAACAGGGCTCGTAGACGTTGCTTGGGAACCGATTACGAAAGAGATGGTTGCCAAAGCGGGCGTGTATACCGCTCAGGGAACGGTCGCGGGCAGCTCCATCAAAGCAAAAGCAACGTACAGAGTTGCCGGTCAACTAGCCGAAACGTTTACGCTCAGCCTAAACCAGCAGTCGTACAGCCTAGCTATTGGCGATACGCTGACAACCGTCGTGACGGCGACGTATAAGGATTCCGGCACCATGAAGGATGTCACTTCGCTTGCCGTTTTTGCAACAGCGGATGGGACGATCGCTGCCATTGATAACAAAGGAGTTGCGATCGGCATCGCGGAAGGAAGCACGACGATCAGTGCATCCTATGGCGGCGAAACGGTGACAGCGCAGGTTCACGTCACGAAGCGTGACGCACAGCAGATCGCCGTGAAGCTGACGGCTCCGACTTCGGTATTGAAAGGCGATTCATTCGCTGTACGTTTAGGATTGAAGCAGGTGCATGAGCCGGTCTTTGCACAAGATTTGATGATCCAGTATGATCCAAACCTCTATGAATTCAAGGATGCGGTTGCCATGCGCGACGGCTTGACGGTCTATACACAGCCATCGTCGACACCTGGACAAATTCGCCTGATTATCGCAAGTCTAGGGGCAGACCATGCGATCGCAAGCGATGCGGATGTGGTAGAGTTGAAATTCGCCGCGAAGCAGGTAGTGCAAAGCGCAAGCGGAGCGATTGCTGTAACTAACGCAACGATCGGGGATGCGGAGGGTCATGAGCGTCAGGCGCTTCCGGCATCTGTAACCGTTGAAGTGGCAGCGGTCCCAACATTGCCGGGCGACGTCAACCAAGACGGTAAATACTCGATTGCCGACCTTGCCATGGCTGCTGCGCATTACGGCATGACCCAGCAGCATCCGGATTGGAACAAGTTCAAGTCGGCTGACATGGACGGCAATGGCGTGATCGATATTGTTGACCTTGCGGCGATTGCGAAGAAAATTATTGAAGCATAG
- a CDS encoding spore germination protein, translating to MLNHNLSQNIEKAKELFPAAPDLVVFRFAAGSQQTPAALLYLDGLNDKNSINNHILYPLMYEVPDDKPGIPAPTISGVRTVTAWSDLENAILHGESALFLEGHSQAWIYSTQGWPQRAIEDPQLESSLKGAHQGFVETGKQNIALIRRYIANKELRILEHTLGQRGQSKVWIMYLNDVAHPEVLQELTTRMNKVDVDAVINTGELAEYIEDNPYSPFPQLITTERPDSAVSQLLQGRFIVIVDRSPSVIIAPATFTSFFQSVDDYSMRWQIASFIRLLRFIAFFIAMLLPALYIAVISYNYEIIPLQLLLSIAESRSKVPFPPLLEAVLMEITLEMMREAGIRLPAPVGQTIGIVGGIVIGQAAVQAGVVSNIMVIVVASTAIASFILPSYDMGTAVRLLRFPMMIMASLFGMIGIVIGFVALIAHLTALESLGTPYGSPLAPFRWSDMKDTFIRLPLWNMMKRPKSARPIQDIRIGRKRPKGDES from the coding sequence ATGCTCAACCATAATCTATCTCAAAATATCGAAAAGGCAAAGGAATTATTCCCGGCAGCACCTGATTTGGTTGTTTTCCGTTTTGCCGCGGGTTCACAGCAGACACCTGCTGCTCTATTGTACCTGGACGGCCTAAATGATAAAAATTCAATTAATAACCATATCCTCTACCCACTAATGTACGAGGTTCCAGATGATAAGCCAGGTATACCCGCACCTACAATCAGCGGCGTTCGTACGGTTACGGCATGGAGCGATCTAGAAAATGCCATTCTCCACGGAGAGAGTGCATTGTTTCTTGAAGGGCACTCGCAGGCTTGGATTTACAGTACGCAAGGTTGGCCTCAGCGTGCGATCGAAGACCCTCAGCTGGAAAGTTCGTTAAAAGGCGCACATCAAGGATTTGTAGAAACCGGGAAGCAAAATATTGCTCTTATCCGCCGATACATTGCGAACAAGGAACTTCGAATCCTTGAACATACGTTAGGTCAACGTGGGCAATCGAAGGTCTGGATTATGTACTTGAACGATGTTGCCCATCCGGAAGTACTTCAGGAACTGACAACGAGAATGAATAAAGTCGATGTGGATGCCGTGATCAATACAGGCGAGTTGGCCGAGTATATTGAAGATAATCCTTATTCTCCGTTTCCCCAACTCATTACGACGGAACGTCCGGATTCAGCGGTTTCCCAACTGTTGCAAGGACGTTTCATCGTAATTGTTGATCGTTCTCCTAGCGTTATCATTGCTCCGGCCACCTTTACTTCTTTTTTTCAAAGTGTGGACGATTACAGCATGCGCTGGCAAATCGCATCATTTATTCGACTACTGCGCTTTATTGCTTTTTTCATCGCCATGTTATTGCCTGCTCTCTACATTGCGGTTATCTCCTATAATTACGAAATCATACCGCTACAATTGTTGCTATCCATCGCCGAGTCGAGATCCAAAGTACCCTTTCCCCCACTACTGGAAGCTGTACTGATGGAGATCACGCTGGAAATGATGCGCGAAGCTGGAATTCGACTTCCTGCGCCTGTAGGCCAGACGATCGGAATTGTGGGTGGCATCGTGATAGGTCAAGCAGCCGTACAAGCGGGTGTTGTCAGCAATATCATGGTAATTGTCGTGGCCTCGACTGCCATTGCTTCCTTCATTCTTCCCAGTTATGACATGGGAACGGCGGTCAGGCTGCTTCGCTTTCCAATGATGATCATGGCTTCGTTGTTCGGAATGATCGGAATTGTGATTGGATTTGTGGCCCTGATCGCACACCTGACCGCTTTGGAATCGCTTGGGACGCCTTATGGCAGCCCGCTGGCTCCTTTTCGTTGGTCGGATATGAAGGATACGTTTATTAGGCTTCCATTATGGAACATGATGAAACGTCCTAAAAGCGCCAGACCGATTCAGGACATACGAATAGGCAGAAAACGGCCAAAGGGGGATGAATCATGA
- a CDS encoding Ger(x)C family spore germination protein, which translates to MRKLLIGIAALSLLASGCSNKMDIEAISISLLIGIDLDHDNKLIFSASSPVFSNEAKIKEDNYSTPAVTLRESRDEDDKTFMSITAGGKNQAILIGKKVMQHKGWFKLLEPFFRDAKNSLNSRIVMVDGSAYEVVKYQPEDKPRLPLYISELIDTSVRRNISVKTTLQELRRLTYEKGMTASVSQVRKDGKLVLTGTALLDEEGEFKLSINSEENRLLRILQHETGGEFPFTFEAMNQPKGEFFPENAYSFTTQKISVKTKTGYARNKFKFDIGVKMRVVLSERLFPFDVRKNARKLERDMEQQLENRFKKFIAKIQKAKIDPIGLGLYARAYQYRNWKRVQDDWGEALSRADVNVKVKMTIADMGVIK; encoded by the coding sequence ATGAGGAAGCTGCTCATCGGAATTGCGGCTTTGTCATTGTTGGCGTCAGGGTGTAGTAACAAAATGGACATCGAAGCGATCTCTATATCACTTCTGATTGGCATCGATCTTGATCATGATAATAAGCTGATATTTTCAGCATCCAGCCCTGTTTTTAGTAATGAAGCGAAAATCAAGGAGGATAATTATTCGACCCCCGCGGTGACGCTGCGGGAATCAAGGGACGAGGATGATAAAACATTTATGTCCATAACAGCTGGCGGGAAGAACCAAGCTATTCTGATCGGAAAGAAAGTGATGCAGCATAAGGGTTGGTTTAAACTGCTTGAGCCGTTTTTCCGGGACGCCAAGAATTCGTTAAATTCGAGAATTGTGATGGTCGATGGATCTGCCTACGAGGTCGTGAAATACCAACCAGAGGATAAGCCGCGTCTTCCACTATATATATCAGAATTGATTGATACCTCAGTGAGGCGCAATATTTCCGTGAAAACAACACTCCAGGAGCTCAGGCGGCTTACTTATGAGAAGGGTATGACCGCAAGCGTGAGCCAAGTACGTAAAGATGGCAAGCTGGTTCTTACAGGAACTGCTTTGCTTGACGAGGAGGGAGAGTTCAAATTATCGATCAATTCCGAGGAAAACCGCTTGCTTCGGATATTGCAGCATGAGACGGGTGGAGAGTTTCCATTTACATTTGAGGCCATGAATCAACCGAAGGGAGAGTTTTTTCCTGAAAATGCGTATAGTTTTACTACTCAGAAGATATCTGTAAAGACGAAGACAGGTTATGCGCGCAATAAATTCAAATTTGACATTGGTGTGAAGATGCGGGTTGTTCTGTCGGAACGCCTATTCCCGTTTGATGTTAGGAAAAATGCGAGAAAACTGGAACGTGATATGGAACAGCAGCTGGAAAACCGATTCAAGAAGTTCATCGCCAAAATTCAAAAAGCAAAGATTGATCCGATTGGGCTCGGACTATATGCACGCGCTTATCAATATCGCAACTGGAAACGTGTACAAGATGACTGGGGAGAAGCACTATCGAGGGCAGATGTGAACGTGAAAGTTAAAATGACCATTGCCGATATGGGGGTTATAAAATAG